In a genomic window of Flavobacterium sp. KACC 22761:
- a CDS encoding MFS transporter, whose product MFKALKSRNFKLFFYGQSVSVIGTWLQKTAVSWMVYSVTGSVFLLGLATFLSMIPSLFLAPLAGSIIGRYDRHKAMIFLQSMAMLQAGLLALLIYLKIYNINFILALSLFQGIINAFDMTCRQTMMIDIVNDKEDLPNAVALNSTLNNFARIAGPALAGIILHQYGEDICFIGNFLSYIPVLISLLMMRITPHIKAEDKFKMLDDFLEGLDYVKKETEMARMLLMLMCSSLFVISFNTLMPVFAKDIFNGNAQTFSWFESAAGIGSIVSAIYLANLKRADNMGKIMIAASLLLGFSIIILAYSNSLAIALICMALSGIGMMAQTSSINIYVQTQSSVNMRSRSISYYLMAYQGMIPVGSLIVGYVSHIIGTRNTVAIQGIICILSVIVYVYYRKHKVDEELESCPVRYKNSN is encoded by the coding sequence ATGTTTAAAGCGCTAAAATCAAGGAATTTCAAGTTATTCTTTTACGGACAATCCGTTTCTGTAATTGGAACGTGGCTTCAAAAAACTGCGGTCAGCTGGATGGTTTATAGCGTAACCGGATCTGTATTTTTACTTGGGCTGGCGACTTTTTTAAGTATGATTCCGTCATTATTTCTTGCACCTTTAGCCGGAAGTATTATCGGAAGATACGACAGACACAAAGCCATGATTTTTTTGCAATCGATGGCAATGCTTCAAGCGGGACTTTTGGCTTTGTTGATTTACCTAAAAATTTACAATATCAATTTTATTTTGGCTCTAAGTCTTTTTCAAGGAATTATCAATGCATTCGACATGACCTGCCGACAAACCATGATGATTGATATTGTAAATGACAAAGAAGATTTGCCAAACGCAGTTGCCTTAAATTCAACTTTGAATAATTTCGCCCGAATTGCCGGTCCAGCGCTTGCCGGAATTATATTGCACCAATACGGTGAAGACATTTGTTTTATTGGAAACTTCTTAAGCTACATTCCGGTTTTAATCTCATTGTTAATGATGAGAATCACACCTCACATCAAAGCCGAAGATAAATTCAAAATGCTGGATGATTTCCTTGAAGGCTTGGATTATGTCAAAAAAGAAACCGAAATGGCCAGAATGCTTTTAATGCTAATGTGCAGCAGTTTATTCGTGATTTCTTTTAATACTTTAATGCCTGTTTTTGCAAAAGATATTTTCAACGGAAACGCACAAACTTTCAGCTGGTTTGAAAGTGCCGCCGGAATTGGTTCTATTGTATCAGCGATTTATTTGGCTAATCTTAAAAGAGCTGACAATATGGGCAAAATAATGATTGCTGCGAGCTTATTATTAGGTTTTAGCATTATCATACTTGCTTACTCAAATAGTTTAGCCATAGCGCTTATTTGCATGGCCTTGAGTGGTATAGGAATGATGGCACAAACCTCATCTATAAACATTTACGTTCAAACACAAAGTTCTGTAAATATGAGATCAAGAAGCATCAGTTATTATTTGATGGCTTACCAAGGAATGATTCCCGTGGGAAGTTTGATCGTTGGATATGTTTCTCATATTATCGGAACTAGAAATACGG
- a CDS encoding LysR substrate-binding domain-containing protein yields the protein MEIYQLEYFIKTAEVLHFTKAAELCFVTQSGLSQQIKKLEEELGLPLFKRIGKKVQLTEAGSVFLIHAKKVVENVENGKQAIVDLNEMIGGELRIGVTYIFGLLILPVVNAFAKKYQNLKIVVEYGTTEALEQKLLNNQLDVVLVISSHEIELPIQKIPLFTSHMVLAVSRTHALAALDKIAFKKIEEIPLVLPGKGSNSREFVEELFQKFNMKPKISIELHSIHALLQMVENSDWATIVAEMALKGWDQLKAIQITGVATKREAFMLTIEGYQKKAVKLFMEEFRKSI from the coding sequence ATGGAAATCTATCAATTAGAATATTTTATAAAAACAGCTGAGGTTTTGCATTTTACAAAAGCAGCCGAATTGTGTTTTGTAACGCAATCTGGGCTTTCACAGCAAATCAAAAAGCTAGAAGAAGAGCTTGGTTTGCCTTTGTTTAAGCGAATTGGCAAAAAAGTACAATTAACAGAAGCGGGGTCCGTTTTTTTGATTCACGCCAAAAAAGTGGTCGAAAATGTCGAAAACGGTAAACAAGCCATTGTAGATTTAAATGAAATGATTGGCGGCGAACTGCGAATTGGCGTTACCTATATTTTTGGTTTATTGATTCTTCCTGTTGTCAATGCATTTGCCAAGAAATATCAGAATCTGAAAATTGTGGTAGAATATGGAACAACAGAAGCACTGGAACAAAAGCTTCTTAATAATCAGTTAGATGTCGTTTTGGTGATTTCATCACATGAAATTGAATTGCCCATTCAGAAAATCCCTTTATTTACTTCTCACATGGTTTTGGCAGTTTCTAGAACACATGCTTTAGCTGCATTAGATAAAATAGCTTTCAAGAAAATAGAAGAAATTCCGTTGGTATTGCCTGGAAAAGGATCCAATTCAAGAGAATTTGTTGAAGAATTATTTCAAAAATTCAATATGAAACCCAAAATTTCAATAGAGTTGCATTCGATACACGCCTTATTGCAAATGGTAGAAAACAGCGATTGGGCCACAATTGTGGCAGAAATGGCGCTAAAAGGCTGGGATCAGCTAAAAGCAATACAAATTACAGGCGTTGCTACAAAAAGAGAAGCTTTTATGTTAACAATTGAAGGTTATCAAAAAAAGGCCGTAAAACTTTTTATGGAAGAATTTAGAAAAAGCATTTAA
- a CDS encoding IS3 family transposase (programmed frameshift) encodes MSLTREVFKRIVPDCTYSEAFKKQVVKEFELGLFCKADLRRRYQIRSHSCIDSWLRKYGKFTYLEKLTLGRPMKDPQSQRIKELEAQLAKKEQELLVFKKFIEIAERELKIEIGKKVWFQAVQEINRIYRVSPCEICRLFGYSKQAYYKRKSHLLKSIPDKVHLKSLVMSVRQKLPKTGGRKLHYMLKDDLKRHQIKIGRDKLFDFLRDEYLLVPKARRYYKTTNSRHWMRKYPNLIKEIKLNEPEQVWVADITYLRTKEQTYYLHLITDAYSKKIVGYNLSDNLMASSTLEALKMAVGNRKYSRNLIHHSDRGLQYCSKEYTEYLSQSKILISMTQNYDPYENAVAERVNGILKEEFGLSEIFEDFENLKKQALESILFYNQIRVHLSINMLTPNQAHLQNQIKLKRWKKTNRNKNNSVPI; translated from the exons ATGTCACTAACAAGAGAAGTATTTAAAAGAATTGTGCCTGATTGCACTTACAGTGAGGCATTCAAAAAACAGGTTGTAAAAGAATTTGAACTGGGATTATTTTGCAAGGCAGATCTTCGCCGTCGTTACCAAATCAGAAGTCATAGCTGTATCGACAGTTGGTTAAGAAAATATGGTAAATTTACATATCTGGAAAAACTAACACTGGGACGACCTATGAAAGATCCTCAATCTCAACGCATCAAAGAACTCGAAGCTCAATTAGCTAAGAAAGAGCAAGAATTATTGGTCTTTAAAAAGTTTATTGAAATAGCCGAACGCGAGCTAAAAATCGAGATTG GTAAAAAAGTCTGGTTCCAAGCAGTCCAAGAAATAAATCGTATATACAGGGTTAGTCCTTGTGAAATATGTCGATTGTTTGGATACAGTAAACAAGCTTATTACAAACGAAAATCACATCTATTAAAGTCAATTCCCGACAAAGTACATCTCAAATCTTTGGTAATGTCGGTTCGTCAAAAGCTGCCAAAAACCGGTGGCAGAAAACTGCATTATATGCTGAAAGATGATTTAAAAAGACATCAAATAAAGATTGGCAGAGATAAATTGTTTGATTTTTTACGTGATGAATATTTATTAGTCCCTAAAGCTAGAAGATATTACAAGACAACAAATTCAAGACATTGGATGCGTAAATATCCAAATTTAATAAAAGAAATCAAGCTCAATGAGCCTGAGCAGGTTTGGGTTGCTGATATTACTTATCTAAGAACTAAAGAACAAACATATTACCTGCATTTGATAACAGATGCATACTCGAAGAAAATTGTAGGTTATAATTTATCGGATAATTTAATGGCTTCTTCTACATTAGAAGCTTTAAAGATGGCTGTCGGTAATAGGAAATACAGCAGAAATCTCATACATCATTCAGATAGAGGTCTTCAATATTGCAGCAAAGAGTACACGGAATATTTATCTCAAAGCAAGATTCTGATAAGTATGACACAAAACTATGATCCATATGAAAATGCAGTTGCAGAAAGAGTAAATGGTATTTTAAAAGAAGAATTTGGATTATCTGAAATCTTTGAAGATTTTGAAAATCTGAAAAAGCAAGCTCTAGAATCTATTTTATTTTATAATCAAATAAGAGTGCATTTATCAATAAATATGCTGACTCCAAATCAAGCACATTTACAAAATCAAATCAAACTCAAAAGATGGAAAAAAACAAATCGGAACAAAAATAATTCTGTTCCGATTTAA
- a CDS encoding S-adenosylmethionine decarboxylase, with the protein MDLPPYSPGLHKLVTLHVDEISKLTNSKGFVAVTESILEKYELEKVGAVVHNFENDSFTISYCLKESHICIHTWPEYNQLTLDVYLCNYLQDNSAKVRAVMADYVAYFEAEIIKDFEINR; encoded by the coding sequence ATGGATTTGCCTCCTTACTCGCCGGGACTTCACAAACTGGTAACATTACATGTCGATGAAATTTCTAAATTAACCAACAGTAAAGGCTTTGTTGCTGTAACTGAATCTATTTTAGAAAAGTATGAACTTGAAAAGGTCGGTGCAGTTGTCCACAACTTCGAAAATGATAGTTTTACGATTTCGTATTGCCTGAAAGAATCGCATATTTGCATACACACTTGGCCAGAATACAATCAGTTGACTTTAGACGTTTATTTGTGCAATTATCTTCAAGATAATTCAGCAAAAGTGCGTGCTGTAATGGCAGATTATGTGGCTTATTTTGAAGCAGAAATTATTAAAGATTTTGAAATTAACCGATAA
- a CDS encoding DUF4178 domain-containing protein → MKIPCYECNTETELEIGFEVVTFVCPTCHSLYEVGDDGKFFRKSKYKAETEPFPLAIGDKGFLNGSEYKVTGILRKKVHPDYRWTEFILQNEAKEFLYLSLSNGHWMMLTEMEEIDQLRKGVRVLKHNDISYDLFEHSDAQIIDAQGFFDFKLRSRLIHLVEFINPPYIISVERMNNIQTAFHGEYVRKSIIKKAFPKRTMPYQSGTNMIQPSRFDLRNTAIIFCLFALLIITANWYIYRDQVEQNVFNSAIQFSDFNNKEITTPSFVLNGASAPMTIKVSTSVDNSWANLNIALINEDTGDEDYANKDIEYYHGYSDGESWSEGSQSEKFNICGVKPGKYHLLITPMKAPEDLSASTMNVSVVWNQPSNRNVWLVIIGMIAIYFIIRYFKNQFERERWADSSYSTFD, encoded by the coding sequence ATGAAGATTCCATGTTACGAATGTAATACAGAAACCGAATTAGAGATTGGTTTTGAAGTTGTAACTTTTGTTTGCCCGACATGCCACAGCTTATATGAAGTTGGTGATGATGGAAAATTTTTCAGAAAATCAAAATATAAAGCAGAAACAGAACCATTTCCGTTAGCCATTGGCGATAAAGGTTTCTTAAACGGAAGCGAATATAAAGTTACTGGTATTTTGAGAAAAAAAGTGCATCCAGATTATCGATGGACAGAATTTATTTTGCAGAATGAAGCAAAGGAGTTTCTGTATCTATCGCTGTCTAATGGGCATTGGATGATGCTAACGGAAATGGAAGAAATTGATCAGTTAAGAAAAGGAGTTCGTGTTCTCAAACATAATGATATAAGTTATGATTTATTTGAGCATTCGGATGCTCAAATTATAGATGCACAAGGTTTTTTTGATTTTAAGCTTCGTAGCAGATTGATTCATCTGGTAGAATTTATAAATCCGCCGTATATCATTTCTGTGGAAAGAATGAACAACATACAAACAGCTTTTCATGGCGAATATGTACGTAAAAGCATTATCAAAAAAGCTTTTCCAAAAAGAACAATGCCATATCAGTCAGGAACCAACATGATTCAGCCGTCTCGTTTTGATCTTAGAAATACGGCAATTATTTTCTGTCTTTTTGCTTTGCTGATCATAACGGCAAATTGGTACATTTATAGAGATCAGGTGGAGCAAAACGTTTTTAATAGTGCTATCCAATTCAGCGATTTTAATAATAAAGAAATTACTACCCCATCATTTGTGCTTAATGGTGCTTCGGCCCCTATGACGATTAAAGTTTCGACGAGCGTAGATAATTCCTGGGCAAATTTAAATATTGCTTTAATCAACGAAGATACAGGAGATGAGGATTATGCCAATAAAGATATAGAATACTATCACGGCTATTCTGATGGAGAATCATGGTCAGAAGGAAGCCAGTCAGAGAAATTTAATATCTGTGGCGTTAAACCAGGCAAATATCATCTTTTGATAACGCCAATGAAAGCTCCAGAAGATCTTTCTGCCAGTACAATGAATGTAAGTGTAGTCTGGAATCAGCCTTCGAATCGAAATGTTTGGCTGGTTATTATTGGGATGATTGCAATTTACTTTATAATACGATATTTCAAAAACCAATTCGAAAGAGAGCGATGGGCAGACAGTTCTTACTCAACATTTGACTAA
- a CDS encoding DUF350 domain-containing protein, translating to MELFHAQPIVNSIIYSFLGIVILLIGYYVIEKLTPENTWKEVVEKNNVAVAIVLAAFIIGISMIISAAIHG from the coding sequence ATGGAATTATTTCACGCACAACCAATAGTAAATTCGATTATTTATTCTTTTTTAGGAATTGTCATCCTGTTGATCGGATATTATGTTATTGAGAAACTTACTCCAGAAAATACTTGGAAAGAAGTAGTAGAAAAAAACAATGTTGCTGTTGCGATCGTTCTAGCAGCATTCATCATTGGGATTTCCATGATTATTAGTGCAGCAATTCATGGGTAA
- a CDS encoding polyamine aminopropyltransferase: MGKKFLRFEFLLLFAVFIIATCGLIYELVAGTLASYLLGDSVKQFSFIIGVYLFSMGIGSFFSKFFHKNLLNTFVEIEILVGLIGGLSSVVLFLLFENVGSFQFILYLFVFVTGFLVGLEIPLLMNILKDRVEFKDLVSNVFTFDYIGALLASILFPLVLVPKLGIMGTSLFFGMINVSIAIVLCFLLKIELKNVYFLKVKAIFSFVLLLAVFVFSNDILAYSEGKLYGENIIYTNSTPYQRIVLTHNKSDYRLYLNNNLQFSSADEYRYHEALVHPVMSMAKSVKNVLVLGGGDGLAVREILKYKDVQKVTLVDLDEGMTKLFKTNTVLTNFNQNSLNNPKVTVINTDAYIWAKSCKEQFDVAIIDFPDPSNYSLGKLYSLNFYQTIKTILKPDAVVVIQTTSPYFAPKSFWCINKTVMQVFPQVDAYHAYVPSFGEWGYTIAINGFGTTFNSVNRKADKLKFYNYQFDRFNYFTTDMISNQVEINRLDNQILVRYFDEEWGKLQ; this comes from the coding sequence ATGGGTAAAAAGTTTCTTAGGTTCGAATTTCTTTTACTTTTTGCTGTATTTATAATTGCCACTTGCGGACTAATTTATGAATTGGTCGCAGGAACTTTGGCAAGTTATTTATTAGGCGATTCGGTAAAACAATTTTCGTTTATTATTGGCGTATACTTGTTTTCGATGGGTATAGGCTCATTTTTTTCAAAGTTTTTTCATAAAAATCTGCTCAATACTTTTGTAGAAATCGAAATCTTGGTTGGACTTATCGGAGGTTTAAGTTCGGTGGTTTTGTTTCTATTGTTTGAAAATGTTGGGTCGTTTCAGTTCATTTTATATTTATTTGTTTTCGTAACGGGTTTTTTGGTTGGATTAGAGATTCCGCTTTTAATGAATATTTTAAAAGACAGAGTCGAGTTTAAAGATCTTGTTTCAAATGTTTTTACGTTTGATTATATCGGCGCTTTGCTGGCTTCTATTTTGTTTCCGTTAGTTTTAGTTCCGAAATTAGGAATTATGGGAACTTCTCTTTTTTTCGGAATGATCAATGTGAGCATTGCTATCGTTTTGTGTTTTTTGCTGAAAATAGAATTAAAAAACGTTTATTTTCTGAAAGTAAAAGCTATTTTTTCGTTTGTTCTATTACTTGCCGTTTTTGTTTTTTCGAATGATATTCTAGCGTATTCAGAAGGGAAATTATATGGCGAAAATATTATTTATACTAATTCAACTCCGTATCAGCGTATCGTTTTAACGCATAATAAGAGCGATTACAGGCTTTATTTGAATAATAACCTACAATTTAGTTCTGCCGATGAATATCGTTATCACGAAGCTTTGGTGCATCCCGTTATGTCGATGGCTAAAAGTGTAAAGAACGTTTTGGTTTTAGGCGGTGGTGACGGTCTTGCAGTTCGCGAAATCCTGAAATATAAAGACGTTCAAAAAGTAACTTTGGTCGATTTGGATGAAGGGATGACGAAGTTGTTTAAAACCAATACAGTTTTGACCAATTTCAATCAAAATTCGCTAAATAATCCAAAAGTTACTGTAATCAATACAGATGCTTATATTTGGGCAAAAAGCTGTAAAGAGCAATTTGATGTGGCTATAATCGATTTTCCAGATCCATCAAATTATAGTTTAGGGAAATTATATTCGCTGAATTTTTATCAAACCATAAAAACCATTTTAAAACCCGATGCCGTAGTAGTAATTCAAACTACTTCACCCTATTTTGCGCCAAAATCTTTTTGGTGTATCAATAAAACAGTGATGCAGGTTTTTCCGCAGGTCGATGCATATCATGCGTATGTTCCGTCGTTTGGAGAATGGGGTTATACGATTGCAATAAACGGTTTTGGAACCACGTTTAATTCCGTTAACCGAAAAGCAGACAAATTGAAATTTTACAATTATCAATTTGATCGTTTCAATTATTTTACAACCGATATGATTTCGAACCAAGTTGAAATCAATCGTTTAGATAACCAGATTTTAGTGCGCTATTTTGATGAAGAGTGGGGAAAATTGCAATAA
- a CDS encoding NAD(P)-binding protein, which translates to MKSGENCNKSRRSFLKVVGAALIAVPFLQFCSDKIAVLLIRLSGTKHLLGHRLWIKDFPKPIKQIHIPYLIVGGGISGLSAARQFQKRGISDFLIVELENHLGGNSSNGENKYSKYPLGAHYLPLPNFQDKELLQFLEEEKIILGYNEKGFPIFDELQLTFAPDERLFYRNNWQEGVVPKEGNSVADDLEFDKFFKKMDVFRTAKGEDQKYLFDIPIYLSSKDEKTRSLDKITMKQWFAENNFTSEPLFNYIDYCCKDDFGLGIEYVSAWAGIHYFAGRKQDSTPEKHDSVLTWAEGNARLATHLKKYTIAKSLKNHLVYEVKVENQKVIAKAFDDATKSSLEIIADKVIMASPQFVNQYLIPNRKAFTKDFHYTPWLLATLIVNDLTDNGSFPLSWDNVIYGSKGLGYVYDQHQTLNQVQDKKVITYYYSFSSADLRKTRKELYKKDKEYWKQFVLDDLKIAHPDIEEYTEDIEVFLLGHGMISPAPGFIFGEAKKQAKQNIQKKMYFAHSDLSGISIFEEAFHQGINVVNEILDGTTVDS; encoded by the coding sequence ATGAAGAGTGGGGAAAATTGCAATAAATCCAGAAGGAGCTTTTTAAAAGTAGTTGGTGCGGCTTTAATTGCGGTTCCGTTTCTGCAATTTTGTTCTGATAAAATTGCAGTGCTGCTGATTCGTTTATCTGGAACTAAACATTTACTCGGACATCGTTTGTGGATTAAGGATTTTCCTAAACCGATTAAACAAATTCATATTCCGTATTTGATTGTTGGTGGAGGAATTTCAGGTTTAAGCGCTGCAAGACAATTTCAAAAAAGAGGGATTTCAGATTTTTTAATAGTAGAATTAGAAAATCATTTGGGAGGAAATTCTTCAAATGGCGAAAACAAATATTCCAAATATCCTTTGGGTGCGCATTATTTGCCTTTGCCGAATTTTCAGGACAAAGAATTGCTTCAGTTTTTAGAAGAAGAAAAGATAATTCTCGGCTATAATGAAAAAGGATTTCCAATTTTTGATGAATTGCAACTGACTTTTGCACCAGACGAACGTTTGTTTTATCGAAATAATTGGCAAGAAGGCGTAGTTCCAAAAGAAGGAAATTCAGTTGCGGATGATTTGGAATTTGATAAATTCTTTAAGAAAATGGATGTTTTTAGAACCGCCAAAGGCGAAGATCAAAAATATTTATTTGATATTCCGATTTACCTTTCTTCTAAAGATGAAAAAACAAGAAGTTTAGACAAAATCACAATGAAACAATGGTTTGCAGAAAACAATTTCACTTCTGAACCTTTGTTTAATTATATCGATTATTGTTGTAAAGACGATTTCGGATTAGGAATTGAATACGTTTCGGCTTGGGCTGGAATTCATTATTTTGCAGGGAGAAAACAAGACAGCACGCCCGAAAAGCATGATAGTGTTTTGACTTGGGCAGAAGGAAATGCGCGTTTGGCAACTCATTTGAAAAAGTATACTATAGCCAAATCATTGAAAAATCATTTGGTTTATGAAGTAAAAGTCGAAAATCAAAAAGTTATCGCAAAAGCTTTCGATGACGCAACAAAATCTTCTCTAGAAATCATTGCCGATAAAGTGATTATGGCATCTCCGCAATTTGTAAATCAGTATTTGATTCCAAATAGAAAAGCTTTTACCAAAGATTTCCATTATACACCTTGGCTTTTGGCTACATTAATTGTCAATGATTTGACAGATAATGGCAGTTTTCCGTTGTCTTGGGATAATGTAATTTATGGTTCTAAGGGTTTGGGTTATGTTTATGATCAGCATCAGACTTTAAATCAGGTTCAGGACAAAAAGGTGATTACGTATTACTACAGTTTTTCATCTGCTGATTTGCGGAAAACAAGAAAAGAGCTTTACAAAAAAGACAAAGAATATTGGAAACAGTTTGTTTTAGATGATTTAAAAATTGCGCATCCAGATATTGAAGAATATACAGAAGATATTGAAGTTTTTCTGTTAGGCCACGGAATGATTTCGCCTGCACCAGGTTTTATTTTTGGCGAAGCGAAAAAACAAGCCAAACAAAACATTCAGAAAAAGATGTATTTTGCTCACAGCGATTTGTCTGGAATTTCGATTTTTGAAGAAGCTTTTCATCAGGGAATTAATGTTGTAAATGAAATTTTAGATGGAACAACCGTGGATTCATAA